The Rhododendron vialii isolate Sample 1 chromosome 1a, ASM3025357v1 region GAGTGATGCCCAAAGACAAACGCCTGGATCGAACTTCTTTTTCAGGGGATTTTGTTGCAAAAGCTATCTGCTTATCGCTGAAACCTCTCCTCTTCACTTCATAAAAATCCTCCTTTGTCAACTGAGACAAACTATGAGCCATAAGGTATTGTTCCGCATCCACTAACTCTTTAAGCTGAGTGAGGAACCATTTATCTATGTAACTGAGCTCGTGAATGTCATCAACTTTCATACCCCTCCTCATTGCAGCATATATAGCATGGATGCGATCTGGGTTAGGGACTCGAAGGCTGTACTTCAATTGATCCAAATCCCAATCTAGTTCTTTCACTTGCGCACAACCCCATCCGGAGTAGCCACATTCTAGAGATCGAACAGCTTTCTGGAAAGATTCTTGGAATGTGCGGCCAAGGGCCATGGATTCACCAACAGATTTCATCTGGGTTGTCAATATTGGCTGAGAGCCAGGGAACTTCTCAAATGCAAAACGAGGTATCTGCCAATTTGAATAACAATATATCAGTAGATAAACAGGTAGATGGCATGGCATAACGAAATGCCGAAGAAAATTGTCCAACATGTATTACGAGCGAACgaaaaaaatagataataacaaataacaacaaaagcatcaaaaatacaataccaaatAACACTAGTTTGCGATTTGGTTGCTGCAGGTATACACCATGTAATAATGTTTTCTCATATCTAACTGTCTATCTCTAACAATTCTCGCAACCAAATAAACCACTGATATTTGCCTGACCTGAGCTAATGCACACTTCATTATTCCATCAAAATGTTTAGACTTTAGTTCTTGGCCTCCTATATTTCCATTTATCAATCGCATTCTAAAATTAAGGCTAATACCCATTACTTGAAGACCATTTTGACTGTAACTTAGGACATGTAACAGTATACGAACAGAGTATGCATATGCAAGGGACCACTACAAGCAAAATGAGAACAACTGGGAGTAAAGATAATAAGTGCAACAATGGAAAAAGACTTGCCTTTGTCACCACATAATCTATGGAAGGCTCAAAACTGGCGGGTGTTTTCTTAGTGATGTCATTAGGGATATGATCCAACGAGTAACCTACTGACAACTTGGCAGCCATCTTTGCTATTGGGAAACCAGTAGCCTTCGAAGCCAGAGCTGATGACCTCGAAACCCTAGGATTCATTTCAATCACCATAACCTCTCCATCTTCAGGATTGACCGCAAACTGAACATTTGAACCACCACACTCAACTCCTATTTCCCTTATAATAGCAATCGAGTAATCCCTAAGTCGCTGGTACTCCTTATCCGTCAAGGTCTGCGCAGGGGCCACAGTGATCGAATCCCCGGTATGAACACCCATCGCGTCTATATTCTCAATCGAGCATATAATAACCACATTGTCAGCCAAGTCTCTCATAACCTCAAGCTCATATTCTTTCCAACCCAACAGAGACTTCTCCACCAAAACCTGCGAGGTCAAGCTAGCAGCAAGCCCTGACTTACAAATTGATTCAAACTCCTCCCGGTTATAAGCGATCCCACTTCCCGTCCCACCCAAAGTGAATGCGGGTCGTATAATCAAAGGGAACTCCCCAATCCAACTGGCAATCTCAACACACTCCTCCAGAGTATTCCCAATACCCGAAGGAGGAGTCTCGATCCCTATGTTCTTCATAGCCTGCTTGAACAAATCCCTATCTTCCGCTTTCTTAATCGCATCGAGCTTCGCCCCAATCAACTCCACATGATACTTCTCCAACGCCCCTCGCTCGGCCAATGCCACGGCCAGGTTAAGAGCCGTCTGCCCGCCCATCGTGGGCAGCAGGGCATCGGGCCTCTCCTTTTCAATCACCTGCTCGACTAATTCGGGCGTCATGGGAGCAATGTAAGTCCTATCAGCCAACTCAGGATCGGTCATGATAGTGGCCGGGTTCGAATTGATGAGAACAACCTCATACCCTTCCTCTTTCAGGGCTTTACACGCCTGCGTACCCGAGTAATCGAATTCGCACGCTTGGCCGATTACGATTGGCCCTGCGCCCAGTATCAGGATCTTCTTTATGTCCGTTCGTTTGCCCAATTGGGGTTTTACAAACCCTACCCCGTTGTCCGAATCGCTGACTATTGCAGAAACGGGTTTCTCGTTTTGCAAACAGGTCACTCTGTTGTGCAATTTCAAAAGCGAGGAATTGGTTAAAGACGGTTGCTTCTTAGGGTAGAAAAAGAGGCTGAAAGAGTTGGGGTTTGAGGGATGGGATTTGGAGGGAGGTAGAAGAAGACTGGAAATCGCGTTTTCGCAGCGGTTCATCGGATAAGCCATGTTGAAAACAGATTTGCAGAAACTGGTGAAGGAagcgagaggagagagagggaacagCTGGAGAAAGTAAAGATTAACTCGGAGCAGTATCTAACCAAGTGtatgaagagagaaagagagagagaggagtgtgTGTATATGCAATTATGCatgcatggagagagagagagaggacggagagagagaggagagggtgACGGcggagctagggttttgagatgcCTATATCTCTCACTCGCGCAGTGACTGTGTGAGATCTTAAGTGGGAATCACTGTCTCTGTCCGATCTGATCATTTTTGAGTAAAAATGATCCGTTATTCTCATTCGTATATACTCCACTGCTACTATTAAGATCAAAATTGATACGAGTATGATCTGCCAGGGGTGATTTTGATTCGGGTTTGGTTGGTTGGGACTAAACTTCCGAACATCAAATCAGTTCGGGTGAAAATTTTCAGGATCGATCCCGATCGGAGTTAAATTTGGTTAGATCTGGATCGGGATGGAGTCAGTCCAGTTGGaaattttggagattttggtCCTCCTGAAATGAGTCTAAAGTTGAGCCAAATATAAAACTTGGCAGTAGCCCAAATGGGTCAAACCCATACATTTATGTCTTGTTCGGATtaagatttggaaaaaaaaattcaattcaaaaaatattcattatctttactttcaattattactttccactcattactcctatttctaatcattattttcatttttctctttatctctctccactcattacccctacttccaattattactctcgtaaaaaatttctcaaaaactcattcaaacACAGCATTAAGAATTTTTTGAACCGCATTAAAAAAGATGGACCGTcgagattaaaaaaatagatgaacggtccagattaaTGTAAaatatcaacaacaacaacaacaacaaaatgatTTATGTAATCGGGCCGGGTCAATCCTAGTCGGTCTATTTAACTTCGGTtcgattcggctcggctcggttcggtttggttagTTCACTTACAAAAACCAGCCACCTGAGCCCGAATCAAaaattaacttcttctttttttgttccaaaaccaaaaccgacAAATTTTTTAACAGCCCTGACGTATACCATTACAAATAGCTTCGCACCATTGCATCAACATTACCATTTCTTTCCTAATGCCAATATTCATGGCCAATTTTTTATAACGGCACAAGTCATTTTTGACAAAACCACTGGACTTGCTCTTAACTTTTGTCATGAGAAAATGTAAAAGACAAATAAGGcttatttgataaatatatatacagagGACAAATAAGGGTTATAGTTGTAGAGTATTGATCTGGAACAGAGGGCCAATTCAAGGGAGCTCTCTCCTTTTATCCAGGGATTTCGGCTAGGTACATTAGGAAGCCAGATCCCCTGTCCGACCCCAATCCGGACAAGGGCCTATCCCACTCCTCTCGACCGTTAATCTCGCAAATCAACAGCTGAGATGTGTCGAGCCAAAACAATGTCGTTTTAGAGCTCGCAAATCAACAGCTGAGATGTGCCGAGCCAAAATGGCGTCGTTTTAGAGCAAAAAGTGCTCGGCacatctcagccgttgatttgTGAGATCAATAGCCAAGAGGGGGTCAGACAGGCCCCTGTTCGGATTGGGGTCAAACAGGGGATCTCGGCTCGTACATTAGAGCATTTTTTGTCTGTAATTCGACATCTTATCTCTAAAATACCCACTCCAATCAATATGCCGGATTTCTTATTGAAATATGTTTTCACTTTAATTTTAAGCTTTAAAAAGTAAGATAATCAAATTAAAGATTTGACATCACGTATCAAATTTGACACAAGAGATGAGATATCAAATAACATAGTTCGTTGAAATACAAATTAATTCACTTGACATAGTTAGAGTCAAAGTATTTGGGAGTACCTTTATAACGAGTTCAAATCATTTGCACCTATATTCCTGTGCAATTTTAATCGCATGATTACATAGAGAATTTTGACCAACACGTGTAAGTTCTTACCCAAGAGAAACATGCGTGCAATGTTTGCTTGTGGTGTGCTTGCAAATAGGGCTGCTCGCGGTCCGATTCGATTCGGATTTCTAGGAATCCGAGGATCGAACCgctagtcacggtttttacaaaatgaaatccgtgTCCGAACCAAAAGTTCTACGGTCAAagtgactttttatttttatttaactttttgtaTTAGCtagttttgcttcttcttttgtgtgtgtgtgtgcaaattaTTGGTTTatcttgacgagagaaattcttttttagcttatttttgtgtttgttttaaaAGAGTGAGTTTCGATCACAATTTtctatttgtttgatttctcttgtcaagacgaatcaatattccacaaaaatatgacacgaAAATAACAAATGCGGAATAATATTTTGGGATTTCTATTACCACACCAATCAACTAAAACTTCCTATTGCTAGACCAATCAACTAACAATGTTAAAAATCATGATTTGTTGGATTTTTTAGTGGGTTGTCGCGATGGTTGaagagtgtatatatatatatataaagtgcATAGAAAGGTGCCGAAGTGCATTAAAAAGTATAAACAAATGTATTAGAGTGTGTGTTTAGCTGCAAAATTCCTATCTTGGTTGACCGGATGTGTATTTGTTGCAAAGGTATTTTTTaagggaaatttataaaaatggtccctctagtttgcatgagttctcattttcatccctctactattaattgtatcaattttaaccctatggttttcattccatctcaatttcgtccttctccctaacgccatccatgaaacaaacggaattgaagggcaaaattgttattttctctcacagagggaccaaattgaaattttatgcaaaccagaggaattatttttaaaattttacattttactttcgttttttgcaaataaaataaaaaattccataagtaatgtatttgacaactgaattattttttattgggtaatcaaactatattggaaaatttatatttcattacacattacaaaaatattagaaaatgtacaaatcaacccattagctaatgtctttgtatcatgttcttataatcttcttattttttcacccaataaaaaaaatgtttaaaatccgtatttatttgttatatgagtgatcttatgagtaagtcccaaaataaatacacttatacccatattttaatgtatttgatctcttaatatttaatagtgtttcattgcttaattaaacacaattacaagatttctaaatactactgaacaactttttctttttaatcatgtgacaaaaaaaataacgatagtgaaaattcaattgaaaaaaaaaatacaagaccaagacaattaacataagggttgtttttcgaattttctcatattttttgtgatgcatataataaaaactttacaaaatttcaacatatattttattattcaatataaaatgagatgagaaatatattatatatgatgtattttaaatttatttacaaaaacaaaagtaaaaaacaaaattatagaaatagtccctctagtttgcataaaatctcaatttagtccctctgtgaggagaaatgacaattttgtcctccaattccgtttgtttcattaacgccgtaagcaagagggacgaaattgagacagaatgcaaattataagactaaaa contains the following coding sequences:
- the LOC131317270 gene encoding carbamoyl-phosphate synthase large chain, chloroplastic, producing MAYPMNRCENAISSLLLPPSKSHPSNPNSFSLFFYPKKQPSLTNSSLLKLHNRVTCLQNEKPVSAIVSDSDNGVGFVKPQLGKRTDIKKILILGAGPIVIGQACEFDYSGTQACKALKEEGYEVVLINSNPATIMTDPELADRTYIAPMTPELVEQVIEKERPDALLPTMGGQTALNLAVALAERGALEKYHVELIGAKLDAIKKAEDRDLFKQAMKNIGIETPPSGIGNTLEECVEIASWIGEFPLIIRPAFTLGGTGSGIAYNREEFESICKSGLAASLTSQVLVEKSLLGWKEYELEVMRDLADNVVIICSIENIDAMGVHTGDSITVAPAQTLTDKEYQRLRDYSIAIIREIGVECGGSNVQFAVNPEDGEVMVIEMNPRVSRSSALASKATGFPIAKMAAKLSVGYSLDHIPNDITKKTPASFEPSIDYVVTKIPRFAFEKFPGSQPILTTQMKSVGESMALGRTFQESFQKAVRSLECGYSGWGCAQVKELDWDLDQLKYSLRVPNPDRIHAIYAAMRRGMKVDDIHELSYIDKWFLTQLKELVDAEQYLMAHSLSQLTKEDFYEVKRRGFSDKQIAFATKSPEKEVRSRRLSLGITPAYKRVDTCAAEFEADTPYMYSSYDFECESAPTQKKKVLILGGGPNRIGQGIEFDYCCCHASFALQNAGYESIMMNSNPETVSTDYDTSDRLYFEPLTIEDVCNIIDLERPDGIIVQFGGQTPLKLALGIQQYLEEHKPLCASGTGYVRIWGTSPDSIDAAEDRERFNAILQELEIEQPKGGIAKSEADALSIAMEIGYPVVVRPSYVLGGRAMEIVYSDDKLVTYIENAVEVDPDRPVLIDKYLSDAIEIDIDALADSHGNVVIGGIMEHIEQAGVHSGDSACSIPTKTVSSSCLDIIRSWTVKLAKRLNVCGLMNCQYAITASGKVFLLEANPRASRTVPFVSKAIGHPLAKYASLVMSGKSLHDLGFTKEVIPQHVSVKEAVLPFEKFQGCDVFLGPEMRSTGEVMGIAYEFPVAFAMAYLATGQKLPVSGTVFLSLNEMTKPHLATIARAFIGLGFSIVSTSGTSRFLELEGIPVERVLKMHEGRPHAGDLIANGQIQLMVITSSGDSLDEIDGMKLRRMALAYKVPIITTVAGALATAEAIRSIKSKTLEMVALQDFFDVGKEIRTKNLQAASSSL